CCAGATAGACGGTGATATACAATTTGTCACAGATCCTAATATAAGTCTGTCGAATATGGAAGATGACATTACCATTGGTCAACCACTGAGAGTAATGATTAAGGGTGGATCTAGTATTAATGGTAGTAGTCAAAATGTGGCATTTCTCATGTCAGAGGAAAATATGACCAATCAGTCGGTAGATGTAAAAACTGTGTCGGATGCTATAGCAGAATTCATTGTAATGGATCTGCAATTGCCAGAGATTGTAGAGGGACGCGGATTTCAGAGATTGGTGGCCACTTTACGCTCCCCTTGCGAAATCCCTAGTAAGAACAAATTAGAGGAGGAGATAATACCAAGAATATATGATACTTTTCGAGAATCAGTGGCTGGTTCGTTATCCTGCGTCAGTTCGGAGCTAGCGTTGACAGTCGAAGAATGGAAATCAAACAATGAGGAGAATTTTATTACCGTATCAGTCTATTATCAAAATGTTGGGGAGGCTACATTGGAATGTAAAGTTTTAAGCACTCTTCACGCACCATTAGATTGGGAGGAATCCCATTGGGGTAGTACTATTGACTCTTTATTACTCGAATGGGATCTCAAAGTGGAGAAAATCACAGCAGTGGTTGTCAGTACTTCCAGAACAGAATTACTGATGGCTTTAAGTAATCGTGGCTTGACTTTAGTGCCATGTTTGCTTCACACTCTACAGGTGTGCGCACAAGCTTGTTTCGAGAATATTGATGTTGCTAACATATTGTCCAAATGCAGAGCAGTCATTGGAGCTATTATAAGTCATCCTGCTGCATCTGCAACATTAATTATGCAAGAACAATTATTAGAGGTATATTCACTTTATcaagcaaattaaattattattattaattacctttgttataaattaagattatttttaaaatattttatataaatatgacttaatatatatatatatgaaaaattaaatcatactttataagttttataacagctattatgttttattgcaGTTAGAAGAAAATGGTATGTTACTGGATTATCCAGTTGTATGGATATCAACATATAATATGCTGGAGCAAATAGCAATGCGTCGTAACATAGTTATGTCTATACTAGAAAATATGGAAGGGATAGATCAAGAGATGTTTGAAATCACTAATGATCAATGGAAAGTTATAGAAGATCTTGTAGGTGTTCTTGAACCATTCAAAGTTACTATTATGACATTAAGTGAAGAAAAAATGCCTCTGATATCATTATTGAAGCCATTACTGTGGCAACTTGTATCTTCGCATCTTAAAGTCAAAGAATCTGACAGTGATATTGCTAAAACATTTAAAGAATCCTTGTCAGATATGTTATGTGAACGATACGCGGATTACAATGTCACATTGCTTTTACAAATTGCAACAACTTTAGACCCTAGGTAGTATGGCAAATCACTTTTTGAACGTGTTAAATATCATTAAGAATACCACTGATAAGAccttttttactttctattatACAGATTTAAATCGTTGCCATACATTACCGAAgaggataaaaatatagttagtTCTCCCATAAAGGAAATGCTGACGAAATTGATTCAAGAAGAATCCGGGGATAATATCTCCATAAAGACTGAAGATGAAACAGTACAAAGTAAAAAACCTAGAGTATCAGGTATACTTTGACGATAATTACATATACGCGTCTTAAACTAGAGAAAACATCGCATGAAACAAATATCTTAAAGTGACATTTAATTGCAGGTATGGAACTTTTACTTGGCGGTCTATGCGCTACCAAATCTGGAATACCTGCAGAGGAAAAAGCGGACCTCGAGGTTGTTCAATACCAATCGGAATCCATTGCACCGCTCGATTATTGTCCCTTACAATGGTGGTCTAAAGTGTCCGCGAAATGTCCGAATTTGGCGAAGCTGGCAAGTAGATATCATTGTGTGCCCGCCTGTTGCGCACCACCTACACGTATTCCAGTAGACGTACAAATACAATACGATACAAAGCGAGCGGCTTTACCACCTCACTTGATCGATAAACTACTCTTTTTACATGGTAATCATACCATGCAAGTGTAAAAAggatttctaaattaataggaaaatatctcaaaatacTTCACtggtatataagatattttcataatgTACATGTCGAATACAAcatataagtttaaaaagtaatacgCACGCGAGTAAACTCGTGTACAagtgtacaatatatacattatgtattatataaatatctaaaatgtaTGAAGCGACAACTTTGTTTTCGCTCATATTAAATGTGACATTCCTATGATTTGATAGGAAAACAGTCGATTACTATCACAATAGATTTCTAAACGCACAATATTAGATACATCAGTgtaatgtgatttttttaactCTACATAAGTtatagtgaaaaaaattaaaatcagtaaagatgataaaatgtaGAAAGGAATGAAAAGATTgtgcaaattattttgaagtataaaaattctaggatagaatatttaaaagaaaatataaagagcaTATTTAAGCTCGCGCAATTtgcataatgaaatatattgtactctaaagtattttaataaaaatgtgattgttctgttttattaaaattgatctaTTCTAGTATTTCACGACTGTGCGTGATAATGACGAAGTTGAGTAAGTGCTACAATAACTAtgcaaaactttattaattttaacaactgTCAAAGATCATATAGTATTCAGGATATAATAGTCATCCAGTTATAACATATATCCagttattacattaatattgttaatgaatcattttgataaattttttgttaatatatgaatatctaATAGAAAGCTTGATTACAGTTTTAtcttgagaaaattttaaatctcacACTCGAAACACATTGAATACTGAGTGAATTTTCCATGTAGGCAAGGCtgaaaattttactattaaaagcatataatgataaaatataatataatgatataagatgactgaattattgtttattcatATTGTATCATCATAGAGCATTTTAGTGCTGTCAGAACtcg
This sequence is a window from Anoplolepis gracilipes chromosome 10, ASM4749672v1, whole genome shotgun sequence. Protein-coding genes within it:
- the LOC140670075 gene encoding E3 SUMO-protein ligase ZBED1 — its product is MENNKQQSMLPNGTTVKVSNVSDDGKNDLQMVLAKMMEEKHTYTYKKLVVPPSMRSIYWKFFGFPATDDGDILTKVKIVCILCKTQIAYNRNTSNLRMHLQNKHAQELLELESSNPPSRQIISQENKERKAQKRLLKAGLSPTKYIYTTNADGTVQIDGDIQFVTDPNISLSNMEDDITIGQPLRVMIKGGSSINGSSQNVAFLMSEENMTNQSVDVKTVSDAIAEFIVMDLQLPEIVEGRGFQRLVATLRSPCEIPSKNKLEEEIIPRIYDTFRESVAGSLSCVSSELALTVEEWKSNNEENFITVSVYYQNVGEATLECKVLSTLHAPLDWEESHWGSTIDSLLLEWDLKVEKITAVVVSTSRTELLMALSNRGLTLVPCLLHTLQVCAQACFENIDVANILSKCRAVIGAIISHPAASATLIMQEQLLELEENGMLLDYPVVWISTYNMLEQIAMRRNIVMSILENMEGIDQEMFEITNDQWKVIEDLVGVLEPFKVTIMTLSEEKMPLISLLKPLLWQLVSSHLKVKESDSDIAKTFKESLSDMLCERYADYNVTLLLQIATTLDPRFKSLPYITEEDKNIVSSPIKEMLTKLIQEESGDNISIKTEDETVQSKKPRVSGMELLLGGLCATKSGIPAEEKADLEVVQYQSESIAPLDYCPLQWWSKVSAKCPNLAKLASRYHCVPACCAPPTRIPVDVQIQYDTKRAALPPHLIDKLLFLHGNHTMQV